CGCCCGCTTCGAGGGTGACGTCGAAGTCCTGCTCGCTCGCCACCGGGGTGCGTCCGGTGCGGTCCAGCACATGCCAGTTCAGGAAGCGTTCGAGCGCCACGCGCGCGTTGTCCTTCTCCTGCTGCGACTTCCAGGGCGCATCGAAGGCCAGCGCATTCCAGACCGAGTCCAGGCGTTCCATCAGGACGTCGAGGTCGGCGGGGGTACGGCCGGAGGCGACCTCGTCGGCGAGGACGTGGACGACGTTGCCGAAGCCCTGCGCGGTGGTGGCCGGGGCGTCGGCCTTCACCTCGCGGCCCAGGAACCACTGGAGCGCGCAGGTGTTGGCGAGCTGGTCGAGGGCGCTGCCGGAGAGCACGACCGGCCGGTCGCGGTGCCGCAGCGGCACCTTGCTCTCGGTCGGGTCGTACATGCCCCACCAGCGGTGGGGGTGCGCGGACGGCACCAGTGGCCGGCCGTCCTCGTCGGCGAGCGCCGCCAGCCGGGCCAGCCGGCGGGCGGCGGCCTCCCGCAGGGCGGCGGACGCGCGCGGGTCGACCGTGGTGGCGCGCAGCTCGGCGACGAGCGCGGCCACGGACAGCGGGCGGCGGGGGCGGCCGGTGACGTCCCGGGGCTCGACGCCGAGTTCGGTCAGGAAGCGGGACGGCTGGTCGCCGTCGTCGGCCGGTGCCTTCACTGCGGTGACGACGAGGCGTTCACGCGCGCGCGTGGCGGCGACGTAGAACAGCCGGCGCTCCTCGGCGAGCAGGGCACCTGGGGTGAGCGGTTCGGCGAGTCCGTCGCGGCCGATGCGGTCGGCCTCCAGGAGGGAGCCACGGCGGCGCAGGTCGGGCCACAGGCCCTCCTGGACACCGGCGACGACGACCAGCCGCCACTGAAGGCCCTTGGCGCGGTGCGCGGTCATCAGGCGGACGCCGTCGGGGCGTACGGCGCGGCGGGCGAGCGTGTCGGCGGCGATGTCCTCGGCCTCGATCTCCTCCAGGAAGTTCAGGGCGCCACGGCCTCCGGTGCGCTCCTCCGCGCGCGCGGCGGTGGCGAACAGCGCGCACACGGCGTCCAGGTCCCGGTCGGCGTTGCGGCCGGCCGCGCCGCCGCGCCGGGCGGCCCGCTCCAGGCGCGTGGGCCAGGGCGTGCCCTCCCACAGGTCCCACAGCGCCTCCTCGGCCGTACCGCCGCCCGCGAGGCGTTCGCGGGCCTTGCGGAGCAGCGCGCCGAGACGCTGCGCCCCGCGCGCGTACACCGGGTCGTGTACGGCGAGGCGCTCGGGTTCGGCGAGCGCGCGGGCGAGCAGCACGTCGGAAGGGGGCGGCAACGGGTTGCCGGCGGCCCGCTCCTCCTCTCGCAGGGCACGCCCGAGGCGGCGCAGGTCGGCCGGGTCCATGCCGGCGAGGGGGGAGGCGAGCAGGGTGAGCGCGGTCTCGGTGTCGAGCCAGGCGGTGTCGGGCCCGCCCTCTGTGCTGTCTTCGGGTGCTGCGTCCACGGCGACGGCCGCTTCAGCAGCAGCTCCTTCAGCGGCTGCCTCTTCCAAAGGGGCTTCCGCAGAGGGCAGTTCGGCCTCCGCTGAGGGGTTCCGGTCATGGCGCCGGGCCTCCGCCGTGGCCACCGCGCGCAGCGCCGCCAGCAGGGGGGCCACCGCCGGTTCGTGGCGCAGGGGCAGGTCGTCGCCGTCGATGTCCAGCGGGACGCCGGCCGCGGTGAGGGCGCGGCGGAGGGTCGGCAGCGAGCGTGCCCCGGCCCGGACCAGGACGGCCATGTCGCTCCAGGCGACACCGTCCTCCAGGTGCGCGCGGCGCAGGATGTCCGCGATGTTGTCCACTTCTGTGCCAGGTGTCGGGTACGTGTAGACCTCGACGCGGCCCCCGTCGCGGACAGCGGCGGGCTCCCGGTGCGCACGGACCTTGCCGGCGGGCAGCCGGGGCAGTGGCATGCGCTGGGTGATCAGGCGCGTCGCGGCCAGCAGGGCGGCGCCCGAGCGGCGGGAGGTGCGCAGCACCTCGACGGGGGCTGGGCTGCCGTCCGCGCGCGGGAAGGCCGCCGGGAAGTCGAGGATGCCGTTCACGTCGGCGCCCCGGAAGGCGTAGATCGACTGATCGGGGTCACCGAAGGCGACCAGGGTGCGTCCACCGCCGGCGAGCGCGTGCAGGAGCCGTACCTGGGCGGGGTCGGTGTCCTGGTACTCGTCGACGTACACGGCGTCGTACTGGGCGGCGAGCCGTGCGGCGGTCTCGGGGCGGCGGGCGAGGAGGACCGCGCGGTGGACCAGTTCCGCGTAGTCGATCACGCCCTGCAGATCGAGCACGTCCAGGTAGTCGGCGAGGAACGCGGCGGCGGCGCGCCAGTCGGGGCGGCCGATACGGCGGGCGAAGGCGTCCAGCGAGTCGGGAGCGAGGCCCAGCTCGCGACTGCGGGCGAGGACCGCGCGGACCTCGTCGGCGAAGCCCCGCGTGGTCAGGCAGGCGCGCAGCTCGTCGGGCCAGCGCACACGGGTGAGCCCGAGGCGCTCCAGCTCGGGCTGCCCGGCGAGCAGCTCACGGACGGTGACGTCCTGCTCGGGGCCGGAGAGCAGGCGCAGCGGCTCGGTGAACAGTCCGCTGTCCTGGTGGGCGCGCACCAGGGCGTAGCAGTACGAGTGGAACGTGGTCGCCCGGGGCGCGCGGGCGGCGCCGATGCGCAGGGCCATGCGGTCGCGCAGGTCGACGGCGGCCTTGCGGCTGAACGTGAGCACCAGGATGCGCTCGGCGTCGGCGCCCCGGCCGACACGTGCGGCCACGGACTCGACGAGGGTGGTGGTCTTGCCGGTGCCGGGACCGGCGAGGACGAGCAGAGGTCCGCTCCGGTGCTCAACCACGGCGCGCTGAGCGGCGTCCAGACGAGGAGGGGCCACGGCGGCCGGCGGGGTACGGACCAGTCGGTAAGCGCCACGGCCCCCCTGCCGCACCTGGTGGTGCGGCAGGCGCCTGGTGGAGAAAGAGGAGCTCACGTGATCGGCCGGTCCTGGTGGTTGTGCTGGCGGGCGGGCGGTCACGCGTGCGAGGCGGTGGCCGCGGGGTGACGGGGACGCGTGCAGCCGACGCTACGCCGCCGCACCGGATGGAAGCAGAGCTTCCGCTTCTTCCCTCACGGCGCTCACGCCGCGTGCGTCCCACAACCCACGAACGTACGTCATGCCACGGATGTCCCCCACGTCACCCGAATGGACGACGGGCTCTCCCCGAGGGCATCCGATGGCGGAAGCTGTCAGATGTGACCCCCTGTGCCCGCCCCGCCGTCCCATCGGGCCCGCCGCATGTCGAGCCGCGGCAGATGGCCCTCGGCGCTCCTGGCCGCTTCCTTCAGCGGCGTCCCCTCCGCGCGGTAGTGGGCGAGCGCGCGCAGCTCGTGGCCGGGCAGGAGCACCCCGTCGGCACGTACGACACGCCACCATGGGACGGCGCCGCCGTAGAGCGACATCACCCGGCCGACCTGGCGCGGTCCCCCTTCCTCGAGCCACTCGGCGACGTCCCCGTACGTCATGACCCGCCCCGGCGGGATCCGCTCGGCTACGTCGAGGACCCGCTCGGCGTACTCCGGCAGGTCGTCCGCGTACTCCTCGCGGGTGTCCTCGGCAGGGCTCTGCTCGCTCATTCGTCCCATCCTGCCGCACCCCACCGACAACGCTCCGCGGAGTGCGAGGAACGGCCCTCTCGCCCCCGGACGGCGCTTCGGGCAGACTGTGCGCCCGCGGATTCGCACCCTGATGCCCGCGTGTGTCGGTGGGGCATGCCACCATCGTGCGGGCGGTGACTGGTGATACGAGACCAAGAAGAGACCATGAATCAGCAGGGCGTGCACCCCGAAGGCGCGGCGGGCACCCCTGACGCCGCCGCACGCCCCGACGCCTCCGGCGGCGCGGGCAGGACCGGCGACGCGCAGCCGAAAAGCACCGGTCCGCGCAGGCACGACGGCACGGAGGACGCGGGTCCGGCCACGGACGAC
Above is a genomic segment from Streptomyces fodineus containing:
- a CDS encoding MGMT family protein, which encodes MSEQSPAEDTREEYADDLPEYAERVLDVAERIPPGRVMTYGDVAEWLEEGGPRQVGRVMSLYGGAVPWWRVVRADGVLLPGHELRALAHYRAEGTPLKEAARSAEGHLPRLDMRRARWDGGAGTGGHI
- a CDS encoding ATP-dependent helicase → MSSSFSTRRLPHHQVRQGGRGAYRLVRTPPAAVAPPRLDAAQRAVVEHRSGPLLVLAGPGTGKTTTLVESVAARVGRGADAERILVLTFSRKAAVDLRDRMALRIGAARAPRATTFHSYCYALVRAHQDSGLFTEPLRLLSGPEQDVTVRELLAGQPELERLGLTRVRWPDELRACLTTRGFADEVRAVLARSRELGLAPDSLDAFARRIGRPDWRAAAAFLADYLDVLDLQGVIDYAELVHRAVLLARRPETAARLAAQYDAVYVDEYQDTDPAQVRLLHALAGGGRTLVAFGDPDQSIYAFRGADVNGILDFPAAFPRADGSPAPVEVLRTSRRSGAALLAATRLITQRMPLPRLPAGKVRAHREPAAVRDGGRVEVYTYPTPGTEVDNIADILRRAHLEDGVAWSDMAVLVRAGARSLPTLRRALTAAGVPLDIDGDDLPLRHEPAVAPLLAALRAVATAEARRHDRNPSAEAELPSAEAPLEEAAAEGAAAEAAVAVDAAPEDSTEGGPDTAWLDTETALTLLASPLAGMDPADLRRLGRALREEERAAGNPLPPPSDVLLARALAEPERLAVHDPVYARGAQRLGALLRKARERLAGGGTAEEALWDLWEGTPWPTRLERAARRGGAAGRNADRDLDAVCALFATAARAEERTGGRGALNFLEEIEAEDIAADTLARRAVRPDGVRLMTAHRAKGLQWRLVVVAGVQEGLWPDLRRRGSLLEADRIGRDGLAEPLTPGALLAEERRLFYVAATRARERLVVTAVKAPADDGDQPSRFLTELGVEPRDVTGRPRRPLSVAALVAELRATTVDPRASAALREAAARRLARLAALADEDGRPLVPSAHPHRWWGMYDPTESKVPLRHRDRPVVLSGSALDQLANTCALQWFLGREVKADAPATTAQGFGNVVHVLADEVASGRTPADLDVLMERLDSVWNALAFDAPWKSQQEKDNARVALERFLNWHVLDRTGRTPVASEQDFDVTLEAGDYQVRIRGQMDRVEADGDGRAYVVDFKTGKQAPSAGEVARHPQLAVYQLAVQEGAVDEAFDGVHPEPGGAELVHLRQGAAQRDGGDSLPRTQTQEPLSGEWVGELLATAAGKVLDERFAPDTGQHCTHCAFRASCSARPEGRHVVE